A stretch of DNA from Cannabis sativa cultivar Pink pepper isolate KNU-18-1 chromosome X, ASM2916894v1, whole genome shotgun sequence:
CCTGAATCTTCAACTGTGGCAAGTGGAGTCACATCTGAGAATTCTAAGAAGAGGTCTATCAGTCCATCTCATGAAGTAAGTACCttaataaattgtaattaattagaGATGTATTGTATTGGAATATGTTTTCCTAATTTCTCctcattttgtaatttattttaggAGCCAAAACACAAGAGGAATGTAAAGTCAAGGAAGAGTAAAAAACAACTTGCTCTGATGAGTGACAATGAAGAAGATGGCAATAGTGCAGGCACCGATAAAGGACACTCGAACAGCTCCCTTTCGGAGGAACAACACTCGAATGATTCTGTTGATGAAGAGCTAGGAGAAAGAGCTTTAAGCTTGAGTCCAAAAGAACCTACAGCTTTGAACCTTAGTGGGAAAGCAAGAGCTTCAAGAGGGTCTGCAACCGATCCTCAAAGCGTCTATGCCAGGGTAAATATAAGTCCTTTACCAATCATTTTTAAGCACATTCACTATATGTCTATAGTATTATTTTGTCCCATGATCTGGTTTTTCAGTACTTTGTTTTGCTTTGTTGCTTAAGAAAAATTTCCCACTTTTGTCTTGcagaagagaagagagaaaaTCAATGAGAGGCTAAAAGTACTACAAAACCTTGTCCCAAATGGAACAAAGGTATGTGCATGACACAATATGAATGAATTGAATACTCTTCAAAACTTCATACCTTATTCAAGATTGTTAATTAATTGGTTACTTTACATTTCAGGTTGACATTAGCACTATGCTTGAAGAAGCTGTCCAGTATGTGAAGTTCTTGCAGCTTCAAATCAAGGTAATTATTTCAAAAACTACAATAATAACATTATCTAATAGCGGTGTTCACGGATTGGTTTGGTtaggatttttaattttctaaccAAACTACTATTACggtttttaaaaattcaaaaccaAACCAGACTAATAAAATGATCAAACCAAACCACTCAAAAACGGATTAGTTTGGTTCGAACCGTAGTTTGTATTTCGtagttattctaatttttttttacaataatttgttcatttttttgatatttttttacttttaatatgtttatataatacataagtaataaaaaattattattataacaatataaattcaatatcaatattctacttaaatatcaatattttatccaaaaataatatataaaatatatataataattataaggaTTGGATTGGTTgattggtttggtttggtttgaacCGCTATCGAGATTTTTAAAACTGTGACCGAATCAGAGAATTTAAAACGGTCCGGattgattaaattaatcattCACACTGGATTCATTTGGTCTAATCTCAAATGGTTTAGTCCGGATTGATTGGGGTTTGGAACCACGGATTGAACACCCCTAATATCTAACATAATACTTACGTTAGTTACACATTCTTATATTACATTTTCACTTCTTAGTTGCTAACTCTGTGTTTGTTCTGAATTTTGTAGCTCTTGAGCTCTGATGAACTATGGATGTATGCTCCCCTAGCATACAATGGAATGGACATGGGCATGGGCATGGGACTTGATCATCTGAGGCTCGCCGCCGCGTCCAGGCAATAGTTTTAGCTGCTAATCCCCTTATAAGTTGCTCTtaatacaaaatttaattaGACACTGAAGGGATAAGCACAGCTTTTGACATGAACACAAGATGGTATTCCCATTTCAACCACTCTTTTTATCGAAAACACTAAACAATTCGTCGCCAGCTTCGTCATCTTCATCGCTATCCTGATCAAATCCAGAGGTTTAATTTAAAGAATGAGACATCGTTAATCCTATTTTTTGAGGAACAATAGCTTAACTCCACCTTGTATTGTATTCTCTGTTTCAGTACAAGAATATATTTTCATATACATGTACAAAAATTCATATTGCTTAAATTCATTAGTCctgaaatgtatttttataaggtTACACTACTCAATAATACTCTAAAGTGATCTCAGAACACATCTTATTTGTTGTTGGTTGTGAAATCTTAAATTATATCTATACACATAATCAAAAGTTTATGGAATTATTAGCAATGATTCGATGTGTAAATACTAAATCCTACTGTCAACATGGATTAATCAATCGTGTATTTATGTAGATCATCACCAAATCTTGATGGCTTCTTCCGACATGGATTTGATTTTATGTTGGATTTGATAATGGGAATAtaaaaattgttgatcatgatcAACATCATTTTTACCCACAGGggaatctaaaaataaaattaagtaggagaaaaaatattaagacTTCAATGTGgtagatataataaaatatatgtaaaataatGCATAATTGTATTAAAGTAACTTTTATATACATTTTACATTATTAATTTACAAGTGGTTCAATtctcaataataatattttattttttaaaaaaatgaaaataaaatattgaagTGTTAAATGTATTACCTCTTTAAACTTTGAAAAAATCTTTACCACTACACTAAAcaactttatttattattattaactaggaaaatattatttatttagacCTACCCTTCAAATAGTTTACATGTACAATGGCCAagccaaaccaaaccaaaattTTAGCAAGGGCAATAcatgtaaaattatataaaaattattttatttaatttttcaattattatttaaatataaattaaaaaaaaaattaaaatatttagggGGGATCATGGTCCCTCCGGCCCCCTC
This window harbors:
- the LOC115714809 gene encoding transcription factor bHLH84-like; translated protein: MEPMLGAISSGEWSNFNGIYCSEETDHNDHHHFMASDHYFLAGCGVTNDDHLTIETSSLDDQIPFTIWPGTSYSHNSSVSEIDNYPCSFSQGMINTSPYSHPVTWLTSNNVSVEFSEECQNENLFLVDPDHSQEWQNQEVSNNGTINGEESGVNQLTTSAVVDHFSPHKWECDQMTVPESSTVASGVTSENSKKRSISPSHEEPKHKRNVKSRKSKKQLALMSDNEEDGNSAGTDKGHSNSSLSEEQHSNDSVDEELGERALSLSPKEPTALNLSGKARASRGSATDPQSVYARKRREKINERLKVLQNLVPNGTKVDISTMLEEAVQYVKFLQLQIKLLSSDELWMYAPLAYNGMDMGMGMGLDHLRLAAASRQ